The DNA sequence TCGTCCAGCAGCGCGTCGATGAGCGGACCGGGCAGATCGGCCAGGGTGCCGCCGAGGTCGAGGTCGGCCTGGTGCACCCAGACCTCCCGGACCCGCAGCCAGAGCACCTGGTCGGCGGGGACCTCGCGGCCCTGACCGGTACGGACGGTGGCCGACCAGGCGTCGTCGGGCATGACCCGGACGGCGTCGGCGAGCCGACCCGCCGCACCGGCCAGGTCGGCGCGCAGCTCGTCGGCGCCGCGCCCGGCGCCGGCGTCGATGTCCGCGCCGCGCTGGGCGGCGCTGGCGTACATCGGGGTCGGCACCCCGGTCCGCGCCCAGGTCAACAGGTTCACCAGGGCGTCGGCGTTGCGGGCCAGGTGGGTGACCAGGTGGGCGCGGGTCCAGCCGGGCAGCCGGCTCGGTGCCGCCGCGTCGGCGTCGGTGAGCTGGTCGACCAGTTCCCGGCACCGCTGTTCCCCGGCGGTCAGCCAGCTCATGGTGGCGTCGGAGCCCGCGCCGGTCACGGTCGCTCCGCCCGGCAGGTGTTGCGGCATTCGCCGACCCCACCGATCCGGGTGACCAGCACGTCACCGTCGGCCAGGTACCGGGGTGGTTTACGGGCGTGGCCCACGCCGCCGGGCGTCCCGGTGGCGATCACGTCGCCGGGCCGCAGGGTGCAGATGGTGGACAGGTACGCCACCAGTGCGGGCGGGTCGAAGACCAGTTCAGTGCTGTCGGAACTCTGCACCACCTCGCCGTTGACCAGGCATTCGACGCTGAGCCCGGCGTCGAGGTCGAGGTCGTCCGGGGTGACCAGACAGGGTCCGAGCGGGGTGGTCGCCTCGAACGTCTTGCCGGCCAGCCACTGCGGGGTGCGGTACTGCCAGTCCCGGGCGGTGACGTCGTTGAGCACGGTGTACCCGGCGATCGCGGC is a window from the Solwaraspora sp. WMMD792 genome containing:
- a CDS encoding maleylpyruvate isomerase N-terminal domain-containing protein encodes the protein MTGAGSDATMSWLTAGEQRCRELVDQLTDADAAAPSRLPGWTRAHLVTHLARNADALVNLLTWARTGVPTPMYASAAQRGADIDAGAGRGADELRADLAGAAGRLADAVRVMPDDAWSATVRTGQGREVPADQVLWLRVREVWVHQADLDLGGTLADLPGPLIDALLDEVTAAFTGRGTGPAVELRATDRSRVWRTGPASMPTTGMGGVPTTGAAGSGDTAPVRPVELSGAGWQLLGWLIGRVPADRLTVRPAGAVVAPPPPWI
- a CDS encoding fumarylacetoacetate hydrolase family protein; this encodes MRLATIRTGDRTAAVRVDADAAIEVGAADLGELLTDPGWAQRAATADGTRHPVDGLDHAPLVSRPEKIICVGLNYRRHILEMGRQLPEYPTIFAKYPPALIGATDPVVLPAASTAMDWEAELAVVVGTTVRHADPEQAAAAIAGYTVLNDVTARDWQYRTPQWLAGKTFEATTPLGPCLVTPDDLDLDAGLSVECLVNGEVVQSSDSTELVFDPPALVAYLSTICTLRPGDVIATGTPGGVGHARKPPRYLADGDVLVTRIGGVGECRNTCRAERP